The Psychrobium sp. MM17-31 genome window below encodes:
- the tmk gene encoding dTMP kinase, translating to MMAKFIVIEGLEGAGKSTAINHIKTVLSDNGVSNFISTREPGGTPLAEAMRALVKESREDEELTVESELLLMYAARSQLVERVIKPALANGQWVIGDRHDLSSQAYQGGGRGLSDIMAPIKKAVLGDFKPDLTLYLDIDPTLGLSRAQARGELDRIEQNAIEFFQRARAVYLHAAANDESVVKIDASQSIEQVAADITTTLTTFIAAQ from the coding sequence ATTATGGCAAAGTTTATCGTGATTGAAGGCCTTGAAGGGGCAGGAAAATCTACAGCAATCAATCACATTAAGACAGTTCTTAGCGACAACGGGGTGTCGAATTTTATTTCAACCCGCGAACCCGGCGGTACGCCGTTAGCGGAAGCGATGCGTGCACTTGTTAAAGAATCACGAGAAGATGAAGAATTAACCGTTGAAAGTGAGTTACTGCTGATGTACGCCGCGCGCAGTCAACTTGTTGAACGCGTAATCAAGCCTGCATTAGCAAATGGCCAGTGGGTTATTGGCGATCGTCATGATCTATCTTCGCAAGCCTATCAAGGCGGTGGTCGTGGACTTAGCGATATTATGGCGCCGATTAAAAAAGCTGTGTTGGGTGATTTTAAACCTGATCTCACGCTGTATTTAGATATTGACCCGACGCTTGGCTTGTCACGCGCACAGGCGCGAGGGGAGTTAGATCGCATCGAACAAAACGCTATCGAGTTTTTCCAACGCGCACGTGCTGTTTATCTACACGCGGCCGCCAATGACGAGAGTGTGGTTAAGATTGATGCGTCACAATCTATCGAGCAAGTGGCGGCTGATATTACCACCACGTTAACTACATTTATTGCTGCGCAATAG
- a CDS encoding DNA polymerase III subunit — translation MTEQTAKQRSLYPWLVKPYMGLASDLAQARLHHALLISSATALGKSELVARLAELIHCQTPIENKACGQCQDCQLHNAGTHADFYHVQHLENKTQISIEQVRSVSNKLTDTGLVNQRRVVFIHDADCMTEAASNALLKILEEPPKHVYFVLTTSAIAKIPATILSRCLKLTLQQPPIDKLIAWLTRKSDRAITPAQFALLGHSPLAALSALEDNSVEHIDALINQCNRMYQAWGSKNDDLAAVSVIELSELLVSLTSHKTMPMSLVQLVSMLKQINLWIAKGQVLGRAPIDALSSNLYTSSLSIDSKALVNLDSELAQLHHLLMSNSGVNGALQLQNLLIKTTEQIING, via the coding sequence ATGACAGAGCAAACGGCTAAACAACGCAGTTTATACCCTTGGTTGGTGAAACCCTATATGGGGCTGGCGAGTGATCTCGCACAGGCACGGCTTCATCATGCGTTATTAATTAGCTCGGCCACTGCACTCGGAAAGTCGGAGTTGGTCGCTCGTTTAGCAGAGTTGATCCATTGCCAAACACCCATTGAAAACAAAGCCTGTGGTCAATGTCAGGATTGCCAGCTTCATAACGCTGGAACCCACGCTGACTTCTACCATGTGCAGCATTTGGAAAACAAAACGCAAATCAGTATTGAACAAGTGCGTAGCGTGAGTAATAAACTTACGGATACAGGTCTGGTTAACCAACGCCGTGTCGTTTTTATTCACGACGCAGATTGCATGACAGAAGCTGCGAGCAACGCGTTATTAAAGATTCTTGAAGAGCCACCAAAGCACGTTTATTTTGTGCTAACAACATCTGCTATCGCAAAGATCCCGGCCACTATTTTGAGTCGTTGTTTAAAGCTGACGCTGCAACAACCACCAATCGATAAGCTTATCGCTTGGTTAACCCGCAAGAGTGATAGAGCAATTACGCCTGCGCAATTCGCGCTGTTAGGGCACTCTCCATTAGCCGCGTTATCAGCGCTAGAAGACAATAGTGTTGAACATATTGATGCGCTCATCAATCAATGCAATCGGATGTATCAGGCTTGGGGCAGTAAAAATGACGATCTCGCTGCAGTAAGTGTGATTGAGCTAAGCGAGTTATTAGTGTCATTAACCAGTCACAAAACGATGCCAATGTCGCTTGTTCAACTAGTCTCTATGCTCAAGCAAATAAATTTGTGGATTGCCAAAGGTCAGGTGCTTGGTAGAGCGCCAATTGACGCGCTAAGTTCTAATCTATATACCTCAAGTTTGAGTATAGACTCCAAGGCATTAGTCAACCTTGACAGCGAGTTAGCGCAGTTGCACCATTTGTTGATGAGTAATAGTGGGGTCAATGGCGCATTGCAATTACAAAACTTGTTAATCAAAACAACAGAACAGATCATTAATGGTTAA
- a CDS encoding PilZ domain-containing protein has translation MISISIEFKNIQQLYGSYMPYVNHGGLFFISQEKVELGQQVKVSVMLPDDLEPSVFEGPVIWINPLGAQGGRPVGFGVALSEAQIKLRTEIERLLGPKLSGGDVTSTM, from the coding sequence TTGATAAGCATCAGTATAGAATTTAAGAACATACAGCAGCTGTACGGGAGTTACATGCCGTATGTAAATCACGGTGGGTTGTTCTTTATTAGTCAAGAGAAAGTAGAGCTCGGACAGCAGGTCAAAGTCAGCGTTATGTTGCCAGATGATTTAGAGCCTAGCGTATTCGAAGGGCCAGTGATTTGGATAAATCCATTGGGTGCGCAAGGCGGTAGACCCGTAGGATTTGGTGTCGCACTTAGCGAAGCACAAATAAAGTTGCGCACCGAAATAGAGCGCTTGCTAGGCCCTAAGCTTAGCGGTGGCGATGTTACATCGACGATGTAG